A genomic segment from Juglans regia cultivar Chandler chromosome 14, Walnut 2.0, whole genome shotgun sequence encodes:
- the LOC109008033 gene encoding UMP-CMP kinase 3-like gives METVLEAATKEANGTVAEKKPTVVFVLGGPGSGKGTQCANIVQHFGYTHLSAGDLLRAEIKSGSENGTMIQNMIKEGKIVPSEVTIKLLQRAMAESGNDKFLIDGFPRNEENRAAFEDVTKIEPAFVLFFDCSEEEMERRLLSRNQGREDDNIETIRKRFKVFLESSLPVIEHYNSREKVRKIDAASPVEEVFESVKVVFTSKDEKAV, from the exons ATGGAAACTGTTCTTGAAGCTGCAACCAAG GAAGCTAATGGGACTGTAGCTGAGAAGAAGCCTacagttgtttttgttttag GTGGCCCAGGCAGTGGAAAAGGTACCCAATGTGCAAATATTGTTCAACACTTTGGTTATACTCATCTCAGTGCTGGTGATCTTCTCCGAGCAGAAATCAAATCTGGTTCTGAAAATGG CACCATGATTCAGAACATGATTAAAGAAGGAAAGATTGTTCCCTCAGAGGTAACCATTAAGCTTCTCCAACGAGCAATGGCAGAAAGTGGTAATGACAAATTTCTTATTGATGGTTTTCCTCGTAATGAGGAAAATCGAGCAGCATTTGAGGATGTT ACAAAAATTGAGCCAGCTTTTGTCCTGTTTTTTGATTGCTCTGAAGAAGAGATGGAGAGGCGACTTTTGAGTAGGAACCAG GGAAGGGAAGACGATAACATTGAAACAATTAGGAAGCGGTTTAAGGTTTTCTTGGAGTCTAGTCTCCCTGTGATTGAGCATTATAACTCGAGGGAAAAAGTTCGGAAG ATTGATGCTGCAAGCCCAGTTGAAGAGGTTTTTGAGTCCGTTAAAGTTGTTTTTACCTCAAAAGATGAGAAG GCCGTTTGA
- the LOC109008030 gene encoding very-long-chain aldehyde decarbonylase CER1-like codes for MASKPGVLTNWPWTPLGSFKYLILAPWAINGTYLFVSMEKSERDLSYFLIFPFLLWRMLHNQIWISLSRYWTAKPGNRSIVDKGLEFDQIDRESNWDDQILFNGILLYLAYKSKTLDPSRLPVWRTDGVILTILMHAGPVEFLYYWLHRALHHHFLYSRYHSHHHSSIVTQPITSVIHPFAEHIVYYMLFAIPMASALISRTASIASIAGYITYIDFMNNLGHCNFELIPKSLFSLFPPLKFLMYTPSFHSLHHTQFRTNYSLFMPFYDYLYGTMDKSSDTLYETSLKREAKSPEVVHLMHLTTPESIYHLRLGFASFASRPFTSKWYLWLIWPVTWWSMMLTWLYGRTFVVERHRFDKLSLQTWVIPKYSLQYFLEWQKESINNLIEEAILEAEEKGAKVLSLGLLNQGEGLNRYGEVYIKKHPQLNVKVVDGSSLAVAVVLNSIPKGTTEVVLRGKLTKVAYTLAFTLCQKGIRVVTLREDEYLKLKKSFNTKFESNLVFSKSYADHDHQMTWIVGDGLDEEEQLKASKGTLFIPFSQFPPKQLRKDCSYHSTPAMVTPRSLENLHSCENWLPRRVMSAWRVAAIVHALEGWNEHECGNKVCNIEKVWEASLRHGFQPLIFQTQSNKQ; via the exons ATGGCTTCTAAACCAGGAGTTCTCACCAACTGGCCATGGACGCCTCTAGGAAGCTTTAAG TACCTGATCCTGGCTCCTTGGGCTATTAATGGTACATACTTATTTGTAAGCATGGAGAAGAGCGAAAGGGACCTTTCCTACTTCCTCATATTCCCTTTTCTACTATGGAGGATGCTTCACAACCAGATATGGATTAGCCTCTCTCGTTACTGGACTGCTAAACCTGGCAACCGCTCCATCGTCGACAAGGGCCTCGAATTCGATCAAATCGACAGAGAAAGCAATTG gGATGATCAAATATTATTCAATGGAATACTACTGTACCTAGCGTATAAAAGCAAGACATTAGATCCCTCACGCTTGCCTGTGTGGAGGACAGATGGAGTAATATTGACAATTCTTATGCATGCTGGTCCCGTTGAGTTTCTGTACTACTGGCTTCACAGAGCACTCCACCACCATTTCCTTTACTCTCGCTACCATTCTCATCACCATTCTTCCATTGTCACCCAGCCTATTACTT CTGTCATTCATCCGTTTGCCGAACACATAGTGTACTACATGCTGTTTGCAATACCAATGGCGTCGGCATTGATCAGCAGGACTGCGTCAATAGCATCCATCGCAGGTTATATCACGTATATTGATTTCATGAACAACCTGGGTCACTGCAACTTCGAACTCATTCCTAagtctctcttctccctctttCCCCCGCTCAAGTTCCTCATGTACACCCCTTC GTTTCACTCCCTGCATCATACACAGTTCCGCACAAATTACTCGCTTTTCATGCCATTCTACGATTACCTCTATGGAACCATGGACAAGTCCTCCGACACACTATACGAAACTTCACTGAAAAGGGAAGCAAAGTCGCCGGAAGTAGTGCATCTAATGCATCTAACCACGCCGGAGTCCATCTATCATCTCCGCCTGGGGTTTGCCTCATTTGCCTCGAGGCCTTTCACCTCAAAGTGGTACCTGTGGTTGATTTGGCCGGTGACATGGTGGTCCATGATGTTAACTTGGTTATATGGCCGCACCTTCGTAGTCGAGAGGCACCGTTTTGATAAACTCAGTCTACAGACTTGGGTTATACCAAAATACAGTCTGCAA TACTTTCTGGAATGGCAAAAGGAGTCTATCAATAACTTAATTGAGGAAGCCATATTGGAAGCAGAGGAAAAAGGTGCTAAAGTTTTAAGCCTAGGTCTCTTGAATCAG GGAGAGGGGCTGAATAGATATGGTGAGGTTTACATTAAGAAGCACCCTCAGCTAAACGTCAAGGTGGTGGATGGGAGTAGCCTGGCAGTTGCTGTTGTGCTAAACAGCATTCCCAAAGGAACAACCGAAGTGGTTCTTAGAGGCAAACTCACCAAGGTTGCTTATACCCTGGCCTTTACTTTATGCCAGAAGGGTATCCGG GTAGTTACATTACGTGAAGATGAGTATCTGAAGCTCAAAAAATCGTTCAACACCAAGTTTGAAAGTAATTTGGTCTTTTCAAAAAGTTatgctgatcatgatcatcagatG ACTTGGATAGTGGGAGATGGATTGGACGAAGAAGAACAGCTGAAGGCGTCGAAAGGAACATTATTTATTCCCTTCTCACAATTCCCACCAAAACAATTGCGCAAAGACTGTTCCTACCACAGCACACCAGCGATGGTGACTCCAAGATCTCTAGAGAATTTGCACTCTTGCGAG AATTGGCTGCCAAGAAGGGTGATGAGTGCATGGCGTGTAGCTGCTATTGTGCACGCATTAGAAGGATGGAATGAGCATGAGTGCGGTAACAAAGTTTGCAACATTGAGAAAGTTTGGGAAGCAAGTCTTCGACATGGATTTCAACCTTTGATATTCCAAACTCAATCCAAtaagcagtag